In Castanea sativa cultivar Marrone di Chiusa Pesio chromosome 6, ASM4071231v1, a single window of DNA contains:
- the LOC142638521 gene encoding uncharacterized protein LOC142638521, whose product MSYNDEYMVWYRSITVRHITKETSYWDTLVESQLRIMAKFEPGSEIYTDCMNALQSVEEISRLTLDNVRTVGNASEPAVRRGRQAGGRRGHGGRQSSQCHASSRHPTTASRHTSGGRHTPVHDHTMEEASQTSDEMMQDTRYDMGSMPHDDAGPSHTFAQTCRSPSMVRDDTCPPTSSPPPTTSTIPGDVCGRDEMRFMPTPGAIQTAIPTPPPEASHN is encoded by the exons ATGAGCTACAATGATGAGTATATGGTGTGGTATCGTTCCATCACTGTTCGGCATATTACAAAAGAGACCTCATACTGGGACACTTTG GTTGAATCACAGTTGAGGATTATGGCGAAGTTCGAACCAGGGTCTGAGATCTACACGGACTGTATGAATGCCTTGCAATCTGTTGAAGAAATCAGTCGATTGACCTTGGACAATGTACGCACTGTGGGCAACGCAAGTGAACCGGCTGTAAGGCGTGGTCGGCAAGCAGGTGGACGTCGAGGGCATGGGGGCCGTCAATCTAGTCAGTGCCATGCATCTAGTCGGCATCCCACAACTGCGAGCCGTCACACATCGGGTGGCCGTCACACACCCGTGCATGACCACACGATGGAGGAGGCAAGTCAGACATCAGATGAGATGATGCAGGACACTCGTTATGACATGGGCTCCATGCCACATGATGATGCGGGTCCATCCCATACGTTTGCCCAGACATGTCGGTCCCCATCCATGGTTCGCGATGATACCTGCCCACCCACATCCTCTCCCCCACCGACTACCAGCACTATCCCCGGAGATGTATGTGgtagagatgagatgagattcatGCCCACCCCTGGTGCCATCCAGACAGCGATACCCACCCCCCCACCTGAGGCTTCACACAATTAG
- the LOC142639414 gene encoding serine/threonine-protein phosphatase 7 long form homolog: protein MLGSILFMDKSGERLSIMYLQFFNPISNGKNYSWGSATLSWLYRHLCKASEKTAKQIGGALLLVQLWAWARFPQICPVMRHPHQALPPGPLAVRWKGAKITTDHPMHVLRAYRVSLASLRPNQIVWEPYRDYLGSLPAYCTAGQHIWRSIVLLIHFWVIEDHHPERVLRQFGMKQGVPDNVDTSIELHKITLQGKQEKNWHRPFMG, encoded by the exons ATGTTGGGTAGTATACTGTTTATGGACAAATCTGGCGAACGGCTCTCAATCATGTATCtacaatttttcaatccaatcagcaatggaaagaattatagttggggtagtgcaaCACTAAGTTGGCTATATAGACACCTCTGTAAGGCATCAGAGAAGACAGCCAAGCAAATTGGTGGTGCACTGCTATTAGTGCAGTTGTGGGCGTGGGCGAGGTTTCCACAAATATGTCCTGTGATGAGGCATCCACACCAGGCACTGCCCCCAGGTCCACTTGCTGTCAG ATGGAAAGGGGCTAAGATAACAACTGACCATCCAATGCATGTCCTACGCGCCTATCGTGTGTCGCTTGCTTCGCTCCGGCCAAATCAG ATTGTCTGGGAGCCATATAGAGATTATTTGGGTTCCCTGCCCGCATATTGTACGGCAGGCCAACACATATGGAGGTCCATCGTGCTGCTCATACATTTTTGGGTGATTGAAGACCATCACCCCGAACGTGTTCTTCGACAGTTTGGGATGAAGCAAGGCGTACCGGACAATGTCGATACTTCGATTGAACTTCACAAGATAACGCTCCAAGGCAAGCAGGAAAAAAATTGG CACCGCCCTTTCATGGGGTAA